The Brevibacillus humidisoli DNA segment AACAAGCCGGGGATCAACAGAACTCTCGTCAACAGCAAAACCCGCTTGTTGGCCCTGCCATTGGGCTTCGGCTTCTTTTGCTCGCTTGTTTGCTGCGGCCTGCGCGAATAGCGGTTTTGTTCCACTTGTTCCATCAGGACTGCCTCCGTTTTTTCGTATGCGCCGCCTGTTCAGCCTGCTTCAGCAGTCAGCGTGCACGGATGTGGCTTCAGCGGCTGCGCAGGGAATTGGCAATCCCCATCATTTGTTCACTGATTGCGACTGCACGTGCGTTTAACTGATAAGCCCGCTGAACGGTAACCAGTTTGGCCATCTCTTCCTGCAGATTCACATTGGACATCTCCAGGGCTCCCTGGCGGATCTTGGATCCAATCCTCAGGTTTTCCTGGGCAGGAGGATACTCGGGGTTTTCATAATTTAAAAAGCCCATCACCAAACTCGGATCGTTTACTCCATCCGGCAGCGTCAATACATATTCGTTGTCTCCGATCTGCCGATACTGCCCTGGATTTGGGATGTGCCAGACCGGAATGCGCGGATCTTCTTCCGCCCCATTCACCATGATCCGGCCATCAGGGCTGATCGAAATCGTATCAGAGGGGTCGATGTCCAACTCCACTTCGAAACCATCTTCCCCCACCAGCTTGTCGCCAGATGCATTGACAAGGCTATAGGTTCCAGATGTGTTCTGCATCAGTTGGAATGCACCATTACGGGTGAAGACGTACTCGTCAGGGTTGTCCATCCGTCTCACCAGGAAGAAGCCTTCCCCCTCGATCATCAGATCAGTCGGGACGTCAGTCGCCTTCATATTGCCTTGGCTCATATCCAGGCGCGTCTCACCCAATCGGACACCGCTGCCAATTCTGAGTCCCGGTGGCGTGGTACGGTTCTCCCTATCATTGTACGGCTGCTCGTTCATGGAGTCAAACAGCAGCTCAGAAAACGAGGCATTGCGCCGCTTGTAGCCAACTGTGTCCAGATTGGCCAGGTTGTTGCCTGTTGTATCTAGAGCGTATTGAATGCTGCGCAAAGCGGAAGTGGATATGTGTAAGGATTGCATTCCGTACACCCCTTTCCTCAAAGGTTGTAACTAGCTTATCCGTTTACCCGGCCAATCTCGTTAGCCGCTTTTTCCAATGTACCGTCAAGGGTGGTGATGACCCGCTGGTTCGCCTCGTAAGCCCGCAGGACGGTCATCATATCGGTCATCGTCCTGGCAGAATCTACGTTTGCCCGTTCAATCCAGCCCTGACGAACCGCGTAAAAACCTTCAAGCGCAGGATCTTCGGATACGTCAGCCGGGACCTCTTCTCCTTCCCAGCGGTACACACTGTTTCCTTCCCGTACGAGCTGGTACGGATCGTCGACAACTTTGATCCCGATCCGCGGTCCGGGTTCATTATTCAACGGCTCGGTTAACGGTACATATGTCCCCTCCGGCTCAAATGGGTCAGGCCGCAGCAACTGTCCATCCGGCAAAATTTTCAGATCTTCTCCCACGTCGATGGTGCCTCCGACCAAGTCTTGCAGACCGTTTACGCGGATCGCACGATTTTGCTGGTCCAATACGTGGTATCCTTCTGCTGTCACCAGATACCCCTGGTCGTTTACCTGCCAACTGCCATTCCGGGTATAGCGGATATTGGCAGGGTCGACCGGCTGATCCAACTGAGCATCATCCTGCAGTCGCGCCACACCGAAAAACAGGCGTGGTTGAACCGGCTTGCCGTTGACGACTGGCCCATCCGGATCGATCGGCAGATTGTCTGTCAACGCCACATCGAAAGCGGAATAGGTCTGCTCGATATCTCCCTGCGCAAAGTTGGATATCGCTTCTGGGACGTATACACCGGTATGCAGCCCGCCGATCACGGCGGGCTGGCTGGGAATGCTAGGCCATCCCTGAATGTCCGGACTTTGCGAGTCGCGGATGCGCGATATCAACTGTTCGGGAAACGAACGCATCACAGCGTCATCCTGTTTGTATCCCGGCGTATTGATGTTTGCCAGGTTGTTCGAAAGCGACTCCTGCTGTCGCTGCAGCGACTGCATGCCTGAAGCCGCCGTGTACAATCCCCTGATCAAATGAGGTCAACCCCCTTATCCAAAAAGCTTTTTCTTCCTGCTCGGTAGCTTGTCCAGATATTCCAGCATCAATCCGGTACCTTTGGCCACACACATCATCGGGTCTTCAGCGATTAGTACCGGAACCCGCAGTTCATCAGCCAGCAGTTGGTCAAGACCGTGCAGCAGGGCCCCGCCGCCTGTCACGGAAACCCCCTTATCTATGATATCGGCAGAAAGCTCCGGAGGTGTTCGCTCTAAAACATTTTTTGATGCTTGTACAATTGCGCTAACCGACTCAGCCAGGGCTTCTTGGACTTCGTGCGACGCTATCGTGATGGTTTGCGGCAGCCCGCTCACCATATTGCGTCCACGGATGTCCATTTCGTCCTGGCGTCCGCCGGAAACGGTCCCGATCGTAATCTTGATCTCCTCAGCCGTGCGCTCTCCAATCAGCATCTTGTATTTGTCTTTTATGTACTTCATGATAGCTAGATCAAATTTATCGCCTGCTACCTTAATAGAAGAGGAGGTGACGATATCGCCCATGGAAAGAACTGCCACGCCAGTCGTGCCTCCCCCGATATCCACCACCATATTGCCAGAGGGTTGAAAGATGTCCAACCCCGCACCTACTGCTGCAATCTTCGGCTCTTCTTCCAGGTAGACCTCCCGTGCACCACCACTTCGTTCAGCCGCTTCCCGTATCGCCTTCTGCTCCACAGATGTGATGTTGGTTGGGCAGCAGATCAAAACACGGGGACGGGTCAACAAACTCTTGCCGCCAATCTGGGCGAGAAAGTGCTTCAACATCGCTTCTGTAATCTCAAAATCGGCGATCACTCCGTCGCGCAGCGGTCGGATTGCGACAATATTGCCGGGAGTCCTTCCTACCATACGGTGTGCCTCATGGCCTACGGCCAGTACTTTTTTCGATTGACTGTCAATAGCTACTACAGAAGGTTCATCAAGTACAATTCCTTTTCCTTTCACATAAATCAGCACATTGGCCGTGCCTAAATCGATCCCGATATCTTTGTTAAACATGAAAGGGCCTCCCTGTACGGTGTAAACATTCATTACTAATATCATAGGCCGGATTTCATGTGAGGACAAGGAAAACCTTCACGTTATAACCAATAAAATCTAAACGCTTTCTTCCTGTTCTCGTCTCACCTTTTTGCTTTTCCGTTTGTACTTGATCTTGGTCGCTTCCCCTCCTCGCAGATGACGGATTGCTTTGTGGTACTCCAGTATCTCCTTTACCTGGTTTGCCAATTCTGGATTTATCTCGGGCAGTCGCTCTGTCAGATCTTTGTGCACTGTGCTCTTGGAAACACCGAATTCTTTGGCGATCATGCGAACCGTGTTCCGCGTCTCCACAATATATCGGCCAATCTTTATGGTCCGCTCTTTGATGTAATCATGCACGCCCCTCGCCTCCCTGTATCGGAATTGTCTGATACAATATATGGGTAGGTGGGGACACATATTCTACGTTTCCAAGCCTGACAAGCTGGCAGCACTCAATCTTTTTTCACAGGCGTGTACACATGCCGGATTTTACAGCGCTTGACAGCATGAAAAAAACCCGGCTTTGGACCGGGTTTTTTTCTCCTGTTAACGCCAGAGTGGTTTTCTCTTACTGCGATTCTGCTTTGCTCAAATATTGTTCCGGGTCGACCGCATTGCCATCGACACGCACTTCGAAGTGCAGGTGGACACCAGCATCCTTTTCGTATACGTTGCGACCGGCTTTCCCAATCAGTTGACCCTGTTTCACTTCATCTCCCGGTTTTACGGAAGCGGATTCCAAACTTTGATATACAGTGGTCATCTTGTCGCTGTGTTCAATCTCGACGAGGACGCCGACCAGCGGGTCTGTTTTCACCTTGGTTACTTTTCCGTCCAGGGCAGCCATCACATCAAATGGTTGTTCATCTTTGGCCACAAAGTCAATCCCGGTATGCGGCGTGTAGGCCCCGTCGTACTGTACGAGCGCCTTTTCCTGCTCTTCCTCGGGAGCTGCATCGTCGAAGAAGCCCATTCCCTTTTCAAACGGAACATCTTTGGCTACCGGCCACGCCAATGGTTGCGACGGGGTATTGACTGGTACAGCTGATTGATCCGTCTCATCTGTTACCGCTGCCTGACTGCCGTCTTCAGGGGTGGTCACAGTGACACCATCCATCACGTCTGTCTTGTCAAGCGGGGTGTCATTGGCTGTTCCCTGATACCACATCACAATAGCGAGGATGATTGCTGCGGTTCCGATGTAGATAGCTGGGAACGCCCATTTTTTGCCCAGGAACGATCTCCAGGCTGATGTCTTTTTAAATGGAATCGGTTGTTTTTGATTCTTTTGATCTTCCATTTCTTATCACCTCAGTCCTCAGTATCGCCAGATTTTTACCGCTTAAACCTGAGAACGGGTGAAAAAAAGAAATTTTTTCATTACTCCACGAAATGCAAATCCTAGATCTTGATGACCTGCTGGTAGTTCTGCACGTCTACCCCTTGGTAAAAATACTTCACGATCTGCTCCGCGCTTTTGCCGGACTTGGCCATTCCATTGGCGCCCCACTGGCTCATCCCGACGCCGTGACCATATCCTTTGGTTGTAATCACGACCCGCCCCGAGGAGAGCTGCATGGTAAACGCCGTCGAATTGAGGCCCAGCTTCTCCCGCACTTCCCGGCCGCTGTAAACCTTGCTGCCAATCCGAACACGTCCAATGCGATTGCCAGTGGTCCGCTCCAGCACCGTATACCAATTGCCCGCTGAGGAAGCTGTCAGATCCAGGCGAGTGCCTAACTTCTGCTCCAACTCCGCTACATCCATCACGACTTGTTCCCGAAAACGGGGAGACTCCTGATCCCAGGGACTGGCTACACTTTGCAGATACGGAATCGAATGCTGCCAGTAATCTTCTGCATCTTCGGTAAAACCATTGCTTGTTGAAAAAAAGGTGGCATCAATCGGTTTTCCCTGGTAGGTGAGAATCATGCCTCTCGTCTCACTTACCGCCTGACTGATCTTCTGGCTCTTCCATTCATGATCGCTGCCCCACCGGATTTTCTGCTGCTGTTCATCCAGATAGACCTGATGTTTCACCGTATCCAGCACGTGCGCTCCTTCCGGCACGTCATCAAACCGTCCAGCAGCCAGTCTCCGTATAATGTAGGTACGTGCTGCCATAGCTTGAGCTTTTAGCGCTTCCAGTTCAAACTCAGCCGGCATCTCGGCAGCCACCACCCCTTCCAGGTAACGGTCGAGGGGGACTGTCTCCACTCGCTGCTGCTCAGTCCTGTAGACGTGGATCTGCAGCGAAGAAGCAGATGGCTGGTCGGGGTCTTCCTCTGGTTTGGGTGAAGGCAGCGGGTCGGAGGCAGAATCTGCTAGATAGTAGACGAGCACAGCCGGCATGAAAACTACGAGAGCAGGTAGAAGAACGAGTAGAGTGAGTGCGATTCGCTTCATAAAAACATCCTCCCCAACGATACTGGACGACCCGACATTATAGTCTATGTCCTCGTTGGGGAAGATAGAACGAAAGAGATTACGAGAGTCGTGTTTGCAGGTTATACCCTAGAGTCGTGACAGAAAACGGTCTATCCGCTCAAGTGCCCTCTCCAACTGCTCCAGCGATGTGGCGTAGGAGCATCGGATATGTCCCTGGCCACTCTGACCAAATACATCCCCCGGAACGACGGCTACCTTTTCTTCCATCAGCAGTCGCTCGGCAAACTCCTCTGCGCTGAGCCCGGTTGATGCAATGGAAGGAAAAGCGTAAAACGCCCCCTCCGGTTCGTGACAGGCGAGACCGATATCAGAAAAAGAGCGAACGATGTAGTTGCGCCGCTGTCGATAACTCTCAACCATCCGCTCTACATCATCGCGTCCGCGGCGAAGTGCCTCAACCGCCGCCATCTGCGCCATAATCGGCGCACACAACATGGTATATTGATGGATTTTCAACATCCCTGCCGTCAGATCAGGCGGGGCACAGACGTATCCCAGCCGCCATCCGGTCATAGCAAACGCTTTGGAAAAACCGGAAATCAGGATCGTCCGCTCCTTCATTCGCGGCAGGGCGGCAAAACTGTCGTGCAGGTGGTCGTATGTCAGTTCTGCGTAGATTTCGTCTGAGAGGACCAGCAGGTCGTGACGCTCGATCACGGCCGCCAGCTTTTCCCACTCCTGCCTGTTCATCGTACTGCCGGTCGGGTTGTTGGGATAACAAAAAATGATCGCTTTTGTCCGTGGTGTAATGCAGCGTTCCATCTCCTCCGGAGTCAGCTTGAAGTTGTTTCGTGCCGATGTCTGTAAAAAGACAGGCACTCCTCCCGCCAGCCGGATGATCGGCTCGTAGGAGACGTAGCAAGGTTCCACCACCAGAACTTCATCACCCGGATCGAGGACCGCGCGCAAGGCGATGTCAATTGCCTCACTTGCCCCAATCGTGACGATGATCTCCTCTTCCGCACGATACGAGACAGAGAATCTCTCTTCCAGGTAGTGTTGAATCTCCCGACGCAACTCCAACGTACCGGCGTTGGACGTGTACGCCGTATAGCCTCGTTCCAGGGCCGAAATGCACGCTTCACGAACGCGCCAGGGAGTGACGAAATCCGGTTCCCCGACCCCCAGCGATATGACGCCTTCCATCGAGGAAGCCAGATCGAAAAAACGGCGAATGCCTGACGGACGGATCGCGCTGACTGTCTCTGACAAGCGGCTTCGCGTGGATACCTGCTCACTCATGGGCTAACCACCATCCTGCGGTCGTCATCCCGCTCTTCCAGCACAATGCCATCATGTTTGTACCGTTTCAAGATAAAATGGGTGGCAGTTGAGATGACAGAGTCGAGCGTCGCCAGTTTCTGTGAGACAAAACTGGACACCTCCCGCATCGTCTTGCCCTCCAGTACGACAGACAAATCATAGCCGGCACCAGACATCAGATAGACGGCCTTTACTTCAGGAAAACGGCAGATACGTTCTGCCACCTCGTCAAATCCGACTTCCCGCTTCGGAGTCACTTTCACGTCTATCATCGCAGTCACATAGGGATTGTCGTCGATTCGTTCCCAGTTGACCAGTGCCGGAAATTTGACAATCACTTTTTCGTCGACCAAAGCCTGAATCTCTTGTTCCACCTCATCTGCTGTCGTTCCCAGCAGTTTGGCCAACTGCGAGCTGTTCAGACGGCTGTCCTCTTCCAACAGCCGCAGCAGTTCTGTCCGCTGTTGCTTGTTCATGATTCCACTCCAACCCTTCTTTGGTTTGAATCTTTTGACAAATCATCTTTCAGACTATAGTCAAAGAGCTACTCTCCTTCTTTACGTTGTCTACAGCCTGAATCTGTCTTTTTTTTGCGTGATCGCATTTCCATAATAATAGCACAGAGGGAGCACAGCACAAGGTACTGGAAATAGAAAAAAAGATTTGAACAAAAAAACAGCTGTTCTCCGTATTTGCCGGAGAACATGCTGTCTGGGTCTTTCTAACATGTCTGGCTGAATGATGGCCTGCTGTGCCCGGTAGAAGCAGCACATGGCGTACATTTATGCCAGATTGACAGAGAGATTGACCTGGCCGGTCTGTTTCGCTTTCGGCTGCATATCGGTTTCATCTGCCGCAGATGTGCTTTCTTGTTCCTTTACCCGCTTTACATCCGCACCCAAAGCCTGCAGCTTTTCGGCGAAGTTGACATAGCCCCGGTCCAGATGCTCTAGACCGATCACTTCCGTCTCTCCTTCGGCAATCAAGCCTGCCAGCACCAGCGCGGCACCCGCCCGCAGGTCGGTTGCGCACACTCTGCAACCGGTCAGTTGAGCGCCTCCTTCGACAATCGCACTTCGTCCTTCGATCTTGATATTGGCGCTCATGCGGCGGAACTCTTCGACATGCATAAAACGATTTTCAAAAACGGTCTCGGTGACAATGCTTGTCCCCTCTGATGCAAGCAGCAAAGCCATGATTTGCGACTGCATATCCGTAGGGAAACCAGGATACGGCAAAGTCTTCACGTCAACAGCCCGCAAGGATTCTGTACGCTTCACGCGTACACCGTTTTCCTGCTCGTCAACCTCTACACCCATCTCCCGCAACTTGGCGGTGATCGGCTTCAAGTGATCGCAAATCACACCTTCTACAAAGACATCTCCACCTGAAATAGCTGCAGCGACCATAAACGTGCCCGCCTCGATCCGATCGGGAATGACCGCATGGGTGCAGCCGTGCAGCCGATCTACTCCCTCAATGCGGATTGAGCCTGTCCCGGCGCCGCGGATCTTGGCTCCCATACCATTGAGAAAGTTGGCCAGATCCACGATCTCCGGTTCTTCCGCCGCATTTTCAATCACCGTAGTACCTTCGGCAATGGCTGCCGCCATCATGATATTTTCTGTAGCGCCGACACTAGCCACATCGAGATAGATCTTGGCGCCTTTCAGTCGACCGTCTGCAACCGCCTCGATAAAACCTTGTCCAATCTCGATTTTGGCCCCCATCGCTTCAAAGCCTTTGAGATGCTGGTCGATCGGCCTCGTCCCGATTGCACAACCGCCTGGCAGGGCGATTCGCGCCTTGCCCCGCCGAGCAAGCAGCGGTCCCATCACCAGAAACGAAGCTCGCATCTTGCGAACCAACTCATATGGGGCTTCACAACCATCCAGGTTGGCAGCATTGATCGTCAACATCTCGTCTTCATATGTAATCGATATCTGGAGCGTTTTCAAAAGCTCGCAGATCGTATATACGTCATCTAATGCCGGTACATCATGGATGACACATGTCCCCTCTTCCGCCAGAATTGAGGCTGCAATAATCGGGAGGACGGCGTTTTTTGCACCGGACACTTTTACCTTACCCGCTAATGCCTTACCACCGCGGACAATAATTTTTTCCAATGAAATCCCTCCGGGTGCTTAGTATTCCGCTGTTATGATCGGTGTCCCTGCGGTGATTCGCGTTATCTCACCCATTGTATCGGTATGGGTAGCTACTTGCAGATTCATCTTGTGTTGACCCGTCTTGATCCAGTGCTGCCACTGTCCGGCATAAGCGGACAAACTCAGTACTGTCTCATCGTGCAGACGCTCAACTGGTTGCGCACGGAGATATTGTAAAACGGCGAAAACTTTACCTTCCTGTTGATCATCACTCAGTGTATCACTGTATATTCCGCGAACACAAGTGCTAAAATGCGGAATTGCCGATTTTTCGGCTAATCTCTCCGTCACCTGCTGATACAGCTGTTCCAGATCCTTGAGAGCGGAACGCTCACCTGTCATTTTGACGACTAAATAGGTACGAAATCCGGAATTCTGCGGTACACCGACGAATCGTACATGGAGCTTCGCTTCACCAAAAACACCCAGCGTTTGCATGATATATGTTCCCTTGTCCTGTTGAGGATCCTGTGGAACCGAAAGCCCGAGAAGGCTGTTCCACTCATTGGCTTTTGCCCTTAGGTACTCTGCATCAGGCAGATGGTCACCATCAATGGTAGCGCGCAACTCGACCTCGCTCACCTGTGCACCGGATGCTTCTACCGCCTCGAGCAGGGCTGCAGCGCTATCCCAGGAACTAGACGGCTGATCGTCCGCTGACAGTACCGGCAGACCAACAGCGACCAGCAATAATACCGCTAGGAGCAGGCTCCCCCGCCATGTATGCTTCTCCATCTTCTCTCTCCCCGTTTCTTCTTCTTTACAACTATTCTTAACGGGAAAATGGAGATACATACCAGTGCCGACCAATCCATTCGCTATTTACTGAAAGAGATTTTGCAGCAGCAGGGAATGACCTAGGTACTCCATAAAAAACTGAGCCACGCCGTGTCCGATAAAGATGGACAACAGGACTTGCAGCAGCTTGGCTTGGGCCCCGTCCGGTTTCTTGACGAACAAATCAAACCGAAACGCTTGCAAGGCCCACCAGCTAATGGCAATAAAGATAATTGTCAGGACAATATACAAAAGCGCGGATATGCCGACGGAGTTTACCATTTGATTACCTCCAATTCGTTTACTTCAAACCCTTTTTTCCGTTTTCAGATCTTCTCTTACTCTGAACGGGTAAAGAACTCGGACTGACGAAAAACGGCGACTGGTAAGCGATCACCACCAAGCATGGCCGCCGCCTTACCGCTTCCTATCGTTTCTCGCCCGTCGCAGTGCTTTACTCCTGCCGGATGCGCCGACGGAGGAAGAAAAAAGAGAGGGAGATGGTATGCAGCCCCTCTCTTTTGGTCCAACCGTCATCCTTATTTGCTGGGAACCAACATATTGCCGAAGTCAAACCCTGAGTTGAAGTTGGCATGGATAAAATCGATAGCTGTGCCAGGCATAATGCCAAACAGCACCGTCAACACAGCGGTAATGGTTACGACAGTTGCAACACCAGCCGGAAAGACCACCCGTGTCTCCTCACGCCCAGGTCGCATATACATCTGCCGGATGATCCCAAAGTAATAGTAGTACGAAACAACACTAGTGGCAATCATCACTGCAGACAGCCAATAGTTCTCATGCCAGATCGCACTCCAGAAGATGTAAAACTTGCCGAAAAAGCCGGCTGTTACAGGGATCCCGGCCAGCGACAGCAGGAAGATGCTCATCGCAATGGCGGCAAACGGCGAACGATGATACAAACCAGCGAACGCTTTGAGATCCTCCGTCTGCTGCTCACGTGTCACGACCATGATCACGGCAAATGCGCCAAAGGCCATCAGCAGATAAGCGAACAGGTAAAAGAGCGCCTGTTCAAAGAAGAGCGAGGTGAGCGTGACGAACGGTACGAGCAGATATCCTGCCTGGGCCACACCGGAATAGGCCATCATCCGCTTGACGTTTGTCTGCCGTAATGCCATGGTATTGCCGATAATCATCGATAAAGCGGCGATAATGGACAGATAGAAGCTGAGATCTTCCATAAAGACCCGTCCGCCTTCTGGTGCTTTTTCCGGATTGTACAGGCCGATAAAAGCGATCAGCAGCAGCCGAAAGACGAGGGCAAATCCCGCCGCCTTGGAGACGGTCGTCAAAAACGCGGTTACCGGTGTCGGAGCCCCTTGATACACATCGGGAGCCCACATGTGATTGGGCACAGTGGAGATTTTAAAACTGAGCCCGACGACCAGGCAGGCAAACGCGAGCAGGACAAGAAACCCAAACCCGGCAACATAAGCCTCATTGAGCCGCTGGGTGATCTGGTACAGGTTGGTCGTCCCAGTCAGCCCGTATACGTATGACATCCCGAACAAAGTAAAGGCTGTTGCAATGGATCCCGATACGACGTATTTAAAGGCAGCCTCATTGGACTGCAGCCTTTTTTTGCGCAAACCAACCAAGACGTAGGAGGAGAGCGACAACAGCTCCAAGCCGATAAACAGGGTGAGCAGGTCGGCCGAGGAGGCCATCACCATCGCACCGAGCAATCCGGTCAGCAGCAGGTAATAGTACTCTCCGCTGTGCTGTACTTCCCCCGTCTTCATATAGGAGAGGGAGAGCAGCAGAGTAAACGCCACCCCACCGAGAAACAGCAGCTTAAAGGCGTTGCCGAAATCGTCGACGCGCAGCATGTCGGCCATATATGAGAATGGTTCGTCCAGTGCCTGCATGTTGGAGACGACAAATCCCCCTGCCACCACGACACCTGCCAAGGCCAGCCAGCCGAGGATCGCCCGATTGGCCCGCTTGCCCATAAACAAGTCGATTAGAGAAAGCAGCGTTGCAAAGCCCAAAATGATGAACTCGGGTAGAAGGTAGCTCCAATCGTAAGAAAAGATATCTTTTACTTCCATCGCTTACCCTCCTATTCCCGTTACGATTGGTACAATGGTTTTCAGCGTTTCTTGCAGTGGATCGCTCAGCACAGCCGGATAAATCCCGAGCAGGATGATAAAACCGAGCAGGACGATCATCGGGATCACTTCGATAGGCTGCGCATCGGCCAAGCTCAGGAACCGATCCGGTGTGGGGCCAAACGTGGTGCGGAGAATGGCCCGCAGCAGGTAAGCTGCTGTCAAGATGATGCCCAGTGCCCCAATGGTCCCGATCACCGGCATGGTACCAAACAGTCCGAGGAAGGCAAGGAACTCACTAATGAAGCCGGACATCCCCGGCAGTCCCAGGGAGGCCATCGCTGCGGCCAGCAAGATCCCGCTGACAAACGGCATCGATCTGGCCAGTCCCCCCAATTCATCGATCTGCGATGTCTCTACGCGCTCCCAGATCACGCCAATCAGGAAAAACAGCAGCGCTGAGATAAAACCGTGGGAGATCGTCTGAAAGACAGCACCCTGGAAGCCAATCGTATTCATCGCAGCAAAGCCGAGCAGGACAATCCCCATGTGGCTGATACTGGAGTATGCCATCACCATCTTCAGATCTTTTTGCACAAACGCCAATACGGCACCGTACAAAATATTGATCACCCCAAGGATGGCCATCCAGGTAGCGAAGAAGTAGGCTTGCTCAGGGAAAAACCCGATCCCTAGACGAATCAATCCGTAGGCGCCCATCTTCAGCAGGATGCCGGAGTGGATCATCACGATCGGCACGGGAGCCTGTACGTGAACCCTCAGCATCCAGGTATGGAACGGAAAGATCGGCAGCTTGATACCGAAGGCAATGAACAAAGCGAGAAACAGAGCGGCCAAAAGACCAGGCTTAACCTGCTCCATCATCGCCAGAAAATCGGGCGAGGTCAGGATCTGTCTCAACTCTGTCATGTTCATCGTAGGGTCGGCATTCAACTGCGGTGCCGTCCAAAAGATGGCGATAAAGGCTATCAACATGATCGCCGAGCCGATACCATTGTAGATCAGAAACTTGTTCGCTGCCCGCTCCCGTTCAGAGTAGCCCCAGATCCCGATCAGGAAATACGCCGGGATCAAGGTCAATTCGAAGAAGATGAAGAACAGAAGCAGGTTTTGTGTCGCAAACACGCCAAACATCCCGATCAAGAGCAGGTGAAAGAGGATGAAGTACTCTTTCAGACGACGCTTGATCTGCCACGATGCAATGGCCGCCAGCGTTCCGACGATCGCTGTCAGCACGATCAACGGCATGGAAATCCCATCTACTCCCATGTCGTAGTTGATCGGGAAGGTAAACAAATCACCGCCCGCTCCTACTCCGATCGGAACGGCGATCCAGGGCAGATGCTCGACAAACTGCATCTGCGATTGCTGATAGTCAAAGTTGGCAAATAACATCAGCGACAGGATCAGCGGCAGCAGCGTACCGATGATGCCGATCTGTTTGATGATCCCGCCATGTTGCTTGGGGACGAACGCCAGGATCAGAATTGCCAAGAGCGGTGAAAAGGTAATCAGGCTAAGCAACATACTATTGTCCATTCGGGATACCTCCTAGCACCGTGAACCCAGCGACCAACAGGACCAATCCGAGCAGAACGACAAAGCCGTACGTTTGTACCTGGCCGTTTTGGATACGCGCATGCAAGATACCGATACCATTGGTGATGTTGGCCACAAGTGCCACCAAGCCGTCCACGATGTAACGGTCAATCAGGTTGAGCAGAATGCCCAGCCATTTGAGCGGTCGGACAAACACAGCGTGATAAATTTCATCAATGTAGTACTTCCGGTACGAGAGTTGATACAGCCATGGCAGCGGACGGGAGATGATGTCGGACGATACGGTCCGTTTCACGTACATCAGATAGGCCAACAGGATTCCCAGAACAGATACCAGAATCGCAACCACCTGTACCCAGATCGCCGCGTGGCCTTCCTCTGTACCGAACGACTTGCTCAGGTATTCTCCGATGCTGCCGGATACCAGCCAGTCCTGAAGGATCGGTGCAAACGGCGTATTGACGAATCCCGCAACGA contains these protein-coding regions:
- a CDS encoding complex I subunit 4 family protein, with the translated sequence MDNSMLLSLITFSPLLAILILAFVPKQHGGIIKQIGIIGTLLPLILSLMLFANFDYQQSQMQFVEHLPWIAVPIGVGAGGDLFTFPINYDMGVDGISMPLIVLTAIVGTLAAIASWQIKRRLKEYFILFHLLLIGMFGVFATQNLLLFFIFFELTLIPAYFLIGIWGYSERERAANKFLIYNGIGSAIMLIAFIAIFWTAPQLNADPTMNMTELRQILTSPDFLAMMEQVKPGLLAALFLALFIAFGIKLPIFPFHTWMLRVHVQAPVPIVMIHSGILLKMGAYGLIRLGIGFFPEQAYFFATWMAILGVINILYGAVLAFVQKDLKMVMAYSSISHMGIVLLGFAAMNTIGFQGAVFQTISHGFISALLFFLIGVIWERVETSQIDELGGLARSMPFVSGILLAAAMASLGLPGMSGFISEFLAFLGLFGTMPVIGTIGALGIILTAAYLLRAILRTTFGPTPDRFLSLADAQPIEVIPMIVLLGFIILLGIYPAVLSDPLQETLKTIVPIVTGIGG